A section of the Pediococcus inopinatus genome encodes:
- a CDS encoding LPXTG cell wall anchor domain-containing protein codes for MINSPIRGDTHVSEVTSEGRVGFTKVDPPAPVPVDPTDPPSKVPAENLVPAKKVPTNNGSDTEIQSTVPVSTAKKQQFLPQTDEQSDGILQVFGSLGFVVIGWYWMKKRSGKQARF; via the coding sequence TTGATAAATTCACCGATTCGCGGTGATACCCATGTCTCAGAGGTTACGTCAGAAGGGCGCGTGGGTTTTACAAAAGTTGATCCACCAGCACCGGTGCCAGTTGATCCAACAGATCCACCAAGCAAAGTACCAGCAGAAAATTTAGTGCCTGCCAAAAAGGTGCCGACAAATAATGGATCAGATACAGAGATTCAGTCAACGGTTCCAGTTTCAACAGCAAAGAAGCAACAATTTTTACCGCAAACTGATGAACAATCAGATGGAATTTTACAAGTGTTTGGTAGTTTAGGATTTGTCGTAATTGGTTGGTATTGGATGAAGAAAAGATCAGGTAAGCAGGCACGATTTTAA
- a CDS encoding DUF2273 domain-containing protein gives MQELIDKYKLPIIGGIIGLILAVLLVTIGFFQTLLLVILVVLGVAVGMYVDKTKLLEKYLNNKN, from the coding sequence ATGCAAGAACTCATTGATAAATACAAACTTCCCATTATCGGTGGCATTATTGGTTTGATTTTGGCGGTATTATTGGTCACAATCGGATTTTTCCAAACTCTTTTGCTAGTTATTTTAGTAGTTTTGGGTGTTGCCGTCGGGATGTATGTAGATAAAACAAAGCTATTGGAAAAATACTTGAACAACAAAAACTAG
- the pnuC gene encoding nicotinamide riboside transporter PnuC, whose protein sequence is MSNYLHFLAHQLKGWPQQNYYLFFFSLGCQIMTLVSAPITALTITTFIGTTLGVLCILAINAAKSVNGWLGILSAICFIVTGLAAKNYLSMAEQLAYVVTLDLPVLLSSSWNVNMVSKIRKFTGKTWFVAIASTIVVYFVSGYLIGTFTNDPRPWVDAISFSISLTAGVICFLRFNNQYFWWVASGLAQMVLWFISFRQGSATLAMFVNSSIYLINDVLAFTTSPWYNKKERARLIKEETNYGEETAADVSHAHA, encoded by the coding sequence ATGTCTAATTATTTACACTTTTTGGCACATCAATTGAAGGGGTGGCCTCAACAAAACTACTATCTATTTTTCTTCAGTCTTGGCTGTCAGATTATGACTCTAGTCAGTGCCCCAATCACAGCTTTAACCATCACAACTTTCATCGGAACAACTTTAGGTGTTTTATGTATTTTAGCAATTAACGCTGCTAAATCTGTTAACGGTTGGTTAGGAATTTTATCAGCAATTTGTTTTATTGTAACTGGTTTAGCCGCCAAAAACTACCTAAGTATGGCTGAACAATTGGCTTATGTTGTCACCCTTGATTTACCTGTTTTATTGAGTTCAAGCTGGAACGTCAACATGGTTTCTAAGATTCGTAAGTTCACTGGTAAAACTTGGTTTGTCGCAATTGCTTCAACCATCGTTGTTTACTTTGTTTCAGGATACTTAATTGGAACCTTCACCAACGATCCTCGTCCTTGGGTTGATGCAATTAGCTTCTCGATCAGTTTAACAGCTGGTGTGATTTGCTTCCTACGTTTCAACAACCAATACTTCTGGTGGGTTGCTTCAGGACTTGCTCAAATGGTTCTCTGGTTCATTTCATTCCGTCAAGGATCAGCAACACTTGCCATGTTTGTAAATAGCTCAATCTACTTGATCAATGATGTTTTGGCATTTACAACATCTCCATGGTATAACAAAAAAGAACGTGCTCGTCTTATTAAAGAAGAAACAAATTACGGCGAAGAAACAGCTGCCGACGTGTCACACGCACATGCTTAA
- a CDS encoding ROK family protein has translation MNYKPEKDYLSIDVGATYTKYALIDHSGSLKVKSKFNTPRDSVDSFLKKIYEVINEVLPNIKGVAFSVPGRIDQKEQIIYHGGALPMLHGLSLGKIITRRYKLPVSMENSGKSAALAELWLGNLKNIQNGAAIILGTSVEGGIVLNGKLWHGSNAQGGELSFMLSQINGTADDPNNLMFTAGSAVQMIDDIATALDFGDRTDGMRVFKAIQNGEEQARQIFEQYCRRIAYIIVNTQAVLDLSRYVIGGGISSESILVPEIKHQLQLLRDENTLLRKTLDAPEILTANFKSDANLYGALYNLLLQLNDKDLIPDFQNEESSTDTTEDNLND, from the coding sequence ATGAATTACAAACCAGAAAAGGATTACCTCAGCATCGATGTTGGTGCAACTTACACCAAATATGCGTTAATCGATCATAGTGGTAGTTTAAAGGTAAAATCCAAATTTAATACGCCCCGCGATAGTGTGGACAGTTTCTTGAAAAAAATCTACGAAGTCATTAATGAAGTGCTTCCTAACATTAAAGGAGTAGCTTTTAGTGTGCCTGGTAGAATCGACCAAAAAGAACAAATCATTTACCATGGCGGCGCTCTTCCAATGCTGCATGGCTTGAGCTTAGGAAAAATTATCACCCGACGCTATAAATTACCTGTCAGTATGGAAAATAGCGGTAAATCAGCAGCGTTGGCAGAATTATGGCTAGGAAATCTGAAAAATATCCAAAACGGAGCTGCTATTATTTTAGGCACTTCCGTAGAGGGTGGCATTGTTTTAAATGGCAAGCTTTGGCACGGGTCAAACGCTCAAGGTGGCGAACTTAGCTTTATGCTTTCACAAATTAATGGGACTGCCGATGATCCCAACAATTTAATGTTTACCGCAGGTTCCGCAGTCCAGATGATTGATGATATTGCAACTGCCCTTGATTTTGGTGATCGTACAGATGGCATGCGGGTCTTTAAGGCAATTCAAAATGGAGAAGAACAGGCGCGCCAAATTTTCGAACAATATTGCAGAAGAATTGCCTACATTATAGTAAATACCCAAGCAGTTTTGGACCTGAGCCGCTATGTGATTGGTGGCGGAATCAGTAGTGAGAGCATTCTGGTTCCAGAAATTAAACATCAATTACAACTATTACGTGATGAAAATACCTTATTAAGAAAAACCTTAGACGCTCCGGAAATTTTAACTGCTAACTTTAAAAGTGATGCTAATCTTTATGGGGCGCTCTATAATTTACTTCTTCAGTTAAACGACAAAGATTTAATTCCTGATTTTCAAAATGAAGAATCGTCTACAGACACCACTGAAGATAACTTAAACGACTAA
- a CDS encoding aldo/keto reductase, with the protein MSHAIPQLKLNDGAVFPQISFGTYKLNGAPGVNAFRSALDNGYRALDSAYNYENHGAVGEAIRQSDIPRSQIMITSKLPGRHHKYDEALETIQESLYQTGLKYFDLYLIHWPNPKEDHYVEAWKALIDAKKWGLIRSIGVSNFLPEHIDRLIDETGVTPAVNQIELHPYFSQGPQREYDADHHIITEAWSPLGRASSVLEDPVIQKIADTHHKTVGQVILRWEIQLGVLPIPKSSSRVRQRENLHIFNFELTEEEMEAITNLDRPDGRNKNQDPAVYEEF; encoded by the coding sequence ATGAGCCATGCAATTCCACAACTCAAACTAAACGACGGGGCTGTTTTTCCCCAGATCAGCTTTGGTACTTACAAATTAAACGGAGCTCCTGGTGTCAATGCCTTTCGGAGCGCTTTAGACAATGGTTATCGCGCATTAGACTCAGCCTACAACTATGAAAATCATGGCGCAGTTGGTGAAGCTATTCGTCAAAGTGATATTCCCCGCTCACAAATTATGATTACTTCTAAACTACCAGGCCGTCATCACAAGTATGATGAAGCTCTAGAAACTATTCAGGAATCTCTTTATCAAACCGGCTTAAAATACTTTGACTTGTACCTCATTCATTGGCCAAATCCAAAGGAGGATCACTACGTAGAGGCTTGGAAGGCTTTAATAGATGCCAAAAAATGGGGCCTAATTCGCTCAATTGGCGTTTCTAACTTTTTACCAGAACATATTGATCGCTTAATTGATGAAACAGGTGTCACCCCAGCTGTAAACCAAATTGAACTCCATCCCTATTTCTCCCAAGGACCACAACGAGAATACGACGCTGATCATCACATTATTACTGAAGCCTGGAGTCCTCTTGGACGCGCAAGTTCAGTTTTAGAGGACCCGGTCATTCAAAAAATTGCCGACACCCATCATAAAACTGTGGGACAAGTAATTCTCCGTTGGGAAATTCAATTAGGCGTTCTGCCAATTCCAAAGTCTAGTTCTAGAGTACGCCAACGGGAAAACCTCCATATCTTTAACTTTGAATTGACTGAAGAAGAAATGGAAGCAATTACTAATCTGGATCGTCCAGATGGCCGCAATAAAAATCAAGACCCTGCGGTGTATGAAGAATTTTAA
- a CDS encoding Asp23/Gls24 family envelope stress response protein: protein MKEKDVMQPNSKNGIPNGNNVKNSGRPTSSQSNNDHQNDVSVKGELTYEDKVVQKIIGIALEEIDGLLTVDGGFFSNVKDKLVNNDDVRAGINTEVGKKQVAVDMDIVAEYGTDIEDIFEQMKKVITREVKEMTHLEVIEVNVNVVDVKTREEYENDSETVQDKVKSAADTTGDFASRKTNDAKRAMNQGRHKMDEKREPRVE, encoded by the coding sequence ATGAAGGAAAAAGACGTAATGCAACCAAACAGTAAGAACGGTATTCCTAATGGAAATAACGTAAAAAACTCAGGGCGACCAACTTCATCACAATCAAATAATGATCATCAAAATGATGTGTCAGTAAAAGGTGAGTTAACTTATGAAGATAAAGTAGTGCAAAAGATTATTGGCATTGCTTTAGAAGAAATTGATGGTTTATTAACCGTTGATGGGGGCTTCTTCTCTAACGTCAAAGACAAACTGGTTAATAACGACGATGTGCGTGCCGGAATTAATACAGAGGTCGGTAAGAAACAAGTAGCCGTGGATATGGATATTGTGGCGGAATACGGTACAGATATTGAAGATATCTTTGAACAAATGAAAAAAGTGATTACGCGCGAAGTAAAAGAAATGACTCATCTTGAAGTCATTGAAGTAAATGTGAACGTGGTGGATGTCAAAACGCGTGAAGAGTACGAAAATGACAGTGAAACCGTTCAAGATAAAGTAAAAAGTGCGGCAGACACGACAGGTGATTTTGCCTCCAGAAAAACGAATGATGCCAAACGGGCGATGAATCAAGGTCGTCATAAAATGGACGAAAAAAGAGAACCACGAGTAGAATAA
- a CDS encoding YdcF family protein, which produces MNFSYWGSICLAVFVTLWLTDRRRFLNGYFFTASVICFFFAGWQWLEATQAPWMQVLLMISSLAFTIIIPIALALFALACIIYSRRLIQEVGVHPGYRLLEMVGFLILAMFFLTLLNLFMFHSSLLWVLLGIFYLWTAYFMIGFISYAVASVLDELPVRYAVDFIVILGAGLLPDGTVSKILQKRLDKGIAIYRKQLKRGGHPQFVVSGGQGTDEIISESQAMRDYLIEAGISNSKIIQEDRSTSTYENLRFSQILMTKEKVFHRAVFVTNSFHVFRAGLIAKQLNSTMTGISAPTTMHYLPFAAFREYLALIVMFKWINVLALIMTTLCYLTYLLITH; this is translated from the coding sequence ATGAATTTCAGCTATTGGGGCAGTATTTGTTTAGCTGTTTTTGTGACATTATGGTTAACTGATCGACGTCGTTTTTTAAATGGCTATTTTTTTACTGCTAGTGTGATATGCTTTTTCTTTGCCGGTTGGCAGTGGCTTGAAGCAACACAAGCTCCCTGGATGCAAGTGTTATTAATGATTAGCAGCTTGGCGTTTACAATAATTATTCCGATTGCTCTGGCTCTTTTTGCGTTAGCTTGTATTATTTATAGTCGGCGATTAATCCAAGAAGTTGGCGTTCATCCGGGATATCGATTGTTGGAAATGGTTGGTTTTCTTATTTTAGCAATGTTTTTTCTTACCTTACTTAATTTATTTATGTTTCATAGTTCACTGCTTTGGGTTTTATTGGGGATATTTTATTTATGGACAGCGTATTTCATGATTGGTTTTATTTCATACGCAGTAGCTTCCGTTCTCGATGAATTGCCAGTTCGTTATGCAGTGGATTTTATCGTCATTTTGGGGGCGGGCTTGTTGCCTGATGGAACTGTTTCTAAAATTCTGCAAAAACGCCTTGATAAGGGAATTGCTATTTATCGAAAACAACTAAAACGTGGTGGTCATCCTCAATTTGTGGTTTCTGGTGGTCAGGGGACTGATGAGATTATATCTGAAAGCCAGGCGATGAGAGATTATTTGATCGAAGCTGGAATTTCAAATTCGAAAATTATTCAAGAGGACCGATCTACATCTACTTATGAAAACTTGCGATTTTCGCAAATCTTGATGACAAAGGAAAAGGTCTTTCACCGAGCCGTTTTTGTAACCAATAGTTTTCATGTCTTTCGCGCGGGTTTAATTGCTAAACAGTTGAATTCTACGATGACGGGAATCAGCGCACCTACAACCATGCACTATTTGCCGTTTGCAGCATTTCGAGAATATTTGGCTTTAATCGTTATGTTTAAATGGATTAATGTTTTGGCATTGATTATGACAACTCTGTGTTATTTAACCTACTTGTTAATAACGCATTAG
- the amaP gene encoding alkaline shock response membrane anchor protein AmaP encodes MNKWSKTLFIICSLVLLLLCLVVISLTWPWGSSSMFLNAIREFFFTNYYAHSALFWLALVIAGLSLIMLIVVVFLPHNKTTFKLKDDRGKLTLHKKAIDGIVRSMLNEKDFIGDPKVNTTATNRRIQINVRGNIKRTSDLVDHTQEWSNRVEERVQNLVGSNHKVKVKVKLERYQTRGTATSSGQPRVE; translated from the coding sequence ATGAACAAATGGTCCAAAACGTTATTTATTATTTGTTCGCTAGTGCTTCTGCTGCTTTGTTTGGTGGTTATCTCTTTAACATGGCCGTGGGGATCTAGCTCGATGTTTTTAAACGCAATTAGAGAATTCTTCTTTACCAATTACTATGCCCATAGCGCGCTTTTCTGGTTGGCATTAGTGATTGCGGGTCTTTCTCTAATTATGCTGATCGTCGTTGTATTTTTACCACACAACAAGACAACGTTTAAACTAAAAGATGACCGAGGAAAATTAACTCTTCATAAGAAAGCCATTGATGGTATTGTGCGATCAATGCTTAACGAAAAAGATTTTATCGGTGATCCGAAAGTAAATACGACGGCGACTAATCGGCGGATTCAAATTAATGTTAGGGGCAATATCAAACGCACCTCGGACTTGGTAGATCACACACAAGAGTGGTCAAATCGGGTAGAGGAGCGTGTGCAGAATTTAGTTGGCTCTAATCATAAAGTTAAAGTGAAGGTGAAGCTGGAACGTTACCAAACAAGAGGAACTGCTACATCTTCCGGCCAGCCCCGCGTAGAGTAG
- a CDS encoding helix-turn-helix domain-containing protein yields the protein MKAIPKFYGKVEGESKRQNEKKVEVRTEIMYKADLLEKTQQILFKIIETLYLNDGPVSKQTLTQSFKLSPATLKRYLEDLQTDVQPLIDEKKVLFTIGTNTAEFELIQNFALDDWVFKRYLKESPKFQILMTLYEHGNVTNFRLQNELSMSEASLYRAVKQLNKILKEFELSIHNGRVQGSELQIRFFYYILFQLTNYFPPKMSFDIDKFIDELQESLHFYFHSEAVHRVDSWLIISQHRLESQSEMNVEIPRRVKELYKKNELYQQVRSCYHEAFHMRSAEKEQFEAEALCVLLISMSIFNSKTNVARRFYDIYSSQKTQLADFVEEMNHTITGTLKVSRSQWPFELMKLVFDICARPFCFKGNLEYMDEIYAKYYVHNFFTQEARTVVKELMQIFKTHASVSLRSLIKQNEVYFQRRLLFVIRDFRYQQKKI from the coding sequence ATGAAAGCAATACCAAAATTTTATGGTAAGGTAGAAGGTGAAAGTAAGAGACAGAACGAAAAAAAGGTTGAGGTGAGAACGGAAATTATGTATAAGGCGGATTTATTAGAAAAAACGCAGCAAATCTTATTCAAAATAATAGAAACACTTTACTTAAATGATGGTCCCGTTTCAAAACAAACTTTGACGCAAAGCTTCAAATTATCGCCAGCTACTTTAAAACGTTATTTAGAGGATTTGCAAACTGATGTACAGCCCTTAATTGATGAAAAAAAGGTTTTATTTACGATCGGAACTAACACAGCAGAGTTTGAGTTGATTCAAAATTTTGCCTTAGATGACTGGGTTTTTAAACGTTATTTAAAGGAATCACCTAAATTTCAAATTCTGATGACTTTATATGAACACGGAAATGTCACAAACTTTCGATTACAAAATGAGCTGAGTATGAGTGAGGCCTCTTTGTATCGCGCGGTAAAGCAACTGAACAAGATTCTGAAAGAATTCGAATTATCTATTCATAATGGGCGTGTTCAAGGTAGTGAATTACAAATTCGGTTTTTCTACTATATATTATTTCAACTAACAAATTATTTCCCACCCAAAATGAGTTTTGATATCGATAAATTTATCGATGAGCTTCAAGAAAGTCTCCATTTCTATTTTCATTCAGAGGCGGTTCATCGGGTTGATTCATGGTTAATCATTTCACAACATCGCCTCGAGTCTCAATCTGAAATGAATGTTGAAATTCCCAGACGTGTTAAAGAACTATATAAGAAAAATGAGTTATATCAACAAGTTCGTAGCTGCTATCATGAAGCCTTTCATATGCGATCGGCTGAAAAAGAGCAATTTGAGGCGGAAGCTTTGTGTGTGCTGTTAATTAGTATGTCCATTTTTAACAGTAAAACCAATGTGGCGCGGCGCTTCTATGATATTTATAGTTCTCAAAAAACGCAATTAGCGGATTTTGTGGAGGAGATGAATCACACCATTACCGGTACTTTGAAAGTAAGTCGAAGCCAGTGGCCCTTTGAATTAATGAAATTAGTATTTGATATTTGCGCACGACCATTCTGTTTTAAGGGGAATCTAGAATATATGGATGAAATTTACGCGAAGTACTATGTCCATAATTTCTTTACTCAAGAAGCTAGAACGGTTGTTAAGGAACTTATGCAAATTTTTAAAACGCATGCCTCCGTTTCGCTTCGTTCCTTGATTAAACAAAATGAGGTTTACTTTCAGCGCCGCTTATTATTTGTTATTCGTGATTTTCGATATCAACAAAAAAAGATATAG
- a CDS encoding SDR family oxidoreductase, with protein sequence MEPDLKDPRYLYHEDGFEKQNQETPALQAEMKPIPDCGENSYRGNHKLENRRALVTGGDSGIGRAAAIALAREGADVAIQYFPGEERDAQEVAHYIEETGRKSLLLPADLRQDDVPAEIVRKVLAEFGGLDTLILNAGQQISQPSIEELPIKQVQDTFQVNIVSMFALVQEALPHLPPGSSIVTTTSIQAFNPSAHLMDYAATKAAIANFTVTLAKQLADKGIRVNGVAPGPIWTPIQLDQGQPKAALPKFGQDSLLKRAGQPVELAPVYVFLASNEASYVTAQIYGVTGGEAINL encoded by the coding sequence ATGGAACCGGATTTGAAGGATCCTCGTTATTTATACCATGAGGATGGTTTTGAAAAGCAGAACCAAGAAACACCTGCTCTTCAAGCCGAAATGAAGCCAATTCCTGATTGTGGTGAAAACAGTTATCGTGGAAATCACAAGTTAGAAAATCGGCGTGCCTTAGTTACAGGTGGTGATTCTGGAATTGGACGGGCCGCAGCAATTGCACTAGCCCGTGAAGGCGCTGATGTAGCAATCCAGTACTTTCCTGGAGAAGAACGTGATGCACAAGAAGTTGCTCATTACATTGAAGAAACAGGGCGTAAATCATTGTTGCTGCCAGCTGATCTTCGCCAAGATGATGTTCCCGCAGAAATTGTGCGAAAAGTGTTGGCAGAGTTTGGTGGACTAGATACCTTAATTTTAAACGCTGGTCAGCAAATCTCCCAACCTTCAATTGAAGAGCTCCCGATTAAACAAGTTCAGGATACTTTCCAGGTGAATATTGTCTCGATGTTTGCCCTAGTTCAGGAGGCTTTACCACATTTGCCGCCAGGCAGCAGTATTGTGACGACAACTTCGATTCAGGCTTTTAATCCCAGCGCGCATTTAATGGATTATGCCGCAACCAAGGCAGCCATTGCTAATTTTACAGTCACTCTTGCCAAGCAACTGGCTGACAAGGGGATTCGAGTTAACGGTGTAGCGCCTGGCCCAATTTGGACACCTATTCAGCTAGATCAGGGGCAACCCAAAGCTGCCCTTCCAAAATTTGGTCAGGATTCATTATTAAAGCGGGCTGGACAACCAGTGGAGTTAGCGCCAGTTTATGTTTTCTTAGCTTCGAATGAGGCTAGTTATGTGACTGCCCAAATCTACGGGGTGACAGGTGGAGAAGCCATTAATCTATAG
- a CDS encoding GlsB/YeaQ/YmgE family stress response membrane protein: MFGWLWALIIGGIIGAIAGALTSRDLPAGWIGNIVGGLVGAWLGQSLLGTWGPQLAGMALVPSIIGAIVVVLIVSAIFGMRKTK, encoded by the coding sequence ATGTTTGGATGGCTATGGGCTTTAATTATTGGTGGAATTATCGGAGCAATTGCCGGTGCACTTACAAGTAGAGATTTACCAGCAGGGTGGATCGGAAATATTGTCGGTGGATTGGTCGGAGCATGGTTAGGCCAGTCCTTGTTAGGTACATGGGGACCCCAATTAGCAGGAATGGCACTGGTTCCTTCTATAATCGGTGCAATTGTTGTTGTATTAATCGTTTCTGCAATTTTTGGGATGAGAAAGACAAAATAA
- a CDS encoding DegV family protein encodes MKTAIVTDSSAYLTDQQVRENDVIVVPITVIFGQEMLLENIDIDDQLFHEKLQTSGLMPSTTQITLGQMQEVFDKLIAENYDEVICIHLSSGITSFIENLTEYAKSITEIKVLPFDSRMTSQGEANMVLLAAKLRREGKTGEEIIPFLKHLRETTKVDFMVDNLSFLMRSGRITNRSAIMGNLLRIKPILDMNEKGQIVIQSKERTRKRALQKVLENLHSDLDRGAEDFRVSIIYGVDHELSAKWEETIQQEFPAAQFESNQLGPVIMSHTGEEIVGVIWGKDWKKMGNED; translated from the coding sequence ATGAAAACAGCAATTGTAACGGATAGTTCGGCTTATCTTACTGATCAGCAGGTTCGTGAAAATGACGTTATCGTCGTCCCAATTACGGTAATTTTTGGTCAAGAGATGCTCTTAGAAAATATTGATATTGATGATCAGCTGTTCCATGAAAAGCTTCAAACTTCAGGACTGATGCCTTCAACAACTCAAATTACTTTGGGGCAGATGCAAGAAGTGTTTGATAAGTTAATTGCAGAGAATTATGATGAAGTAATTTGTATTCATTTATCTAGTGGAATCACAAGTTTTATTGAGAATTTAACCGAATATGCTAAAAGTATTACGGAAATTAAAGTGTTACCATTTGACTCGCGAATGACCAGTCAAGGGGAGGCCAATATGGTGCTATTGGCTGCTAAGTTACGACGAGAAGGAAAAACAGGGGAAGAAATCATTCCCTTTTTGAAGCATCTTCGAGAGACGACAAAAGTTGACTTTATGGTGGATAATTTAAGCTTTTTGATGCGGTCTGGGAGGATTACCAACCGATCCGCAATTATGGGCAACCTGTTACGCATTAAGCCAATTTTGGATATGAATGAAAAAGGTCAGATTGTGATTCAAAGCAAGGAGCGTACGCGGAAACGCGCTCTCCAAAAAGTTTTGGAAAACTTACATTCAGATTTAGATCGAGGCGCTGAAGATTTTCGAGTTTCTATCATTTATGGTGTGGATCATGAATTGAGTGCTAAATGGGAAGAAACCATCCAGCAAGAATTTCCCGCTGCTCAATTTGAGAGCAATCAATTGGGACCAGTAATTATGTCACACACAGGCGAAGAAATTGTTGGTGTGATCTGGGGTAAAGACTGGAAGAAAATGGGTAATGAGGATTAA